A single genomic interval of Methylocystis sp. IM3 harbors:
- the trmB gene encoding tRNA (guanosine(46)-N7)-methyltransferase TrmB, whose amino-acid sequence MTEEAHPARRRLYGRSKGKALRQHQTELMATLLPKLALDLSGPLPLRPGREARLEIGFGGGEHLIEAAAREPDVDFFGCEPFVNGMAKLLSRIEARGLDNVRLHQGDAAEALDRLPDASLSRIYLFYPDPWPKRRHRKRRFVSPENIDRLARVLRPGAELRFATDIDDYAAWTLARLRACDAFRWRAQTAQDWRRPWEGWTQTKYEAKAMAAGRRPVYLTFIREAG is encoded by the coding sequence ATGACCGAAGAGGCTCATCCGGCCCGGCGACGGCTCTATGGCCGCTCCAAGGGCAAGGCGTTGCGCCAGCATCAGACCGAGCTGATGGCCACGCTGCTGCCGAAGCTCGCGCTCGATCTGTCCGGCCCCCTGCCCCTGCGCCCCGGCCGCGAAGCCAGACTCGAGATCGGCTTCGGCGGCGGCGAGCATCTCATCGAGGCGGCGGCGCGCGAGCCGGATGTCGATTTCTTCGGCTGCGAGCCTTTCGTCAACGGCATGGCGAAACTTCTGTCCCGCATCGAGGCGCGCGGGCTCGACAATGTCCGCCTCCATCAGGGCGACGCGGCCGAGGCGCTGGACCGGCTTCCGGACGCGAGCCTCTCCCGGATCTATCTCTTCTACCCCGACCCTTGGCCCAAGCGGCGCCATCGCAAGCGCAGATTCGTGTCGCCGGAGAATATCGACCGGCTTGCCCGCGTCCTGCGGCCGGGGGCGGAACTGCGCTTCGCCACGGACATCGACGATTACGCGGCCTGGACGCTGGCGCGGCTGCGCGCTTGCGACGCATTTCGCTGGCGGGCGCAGACGGCGCAAGATTGGCGACGCCCCTGGGAGGGCTGGACGCAGACCAAATATGAGGCCAAAGCGATGGCGGCGGGACGCCGCCCGGTCTATCTGACGTTCATCAGAGAGGCCGGCTGA
- the trxA gene encoding thioredoxin encodes MVDLANTAVGSTKTVETTVERFRADVLEPSMRTIVLVDFWAPWCGPCKQLAPVLERVVAATGGKVQLVKMNIDAEPEVAGQLGIKSIPAVVAFQRGRPVDGFVGALPESQIKGFLERLVGPIEDAGDALEAVQALIDSGDVAGAHELLSELASEEPVNPKAVAMLARLYVAAGQLDSARTLLDRLPESARKDPDVAAAVAAVENAAAAQDLGGIEDLRTRINFDPNDFQAYFDLALALNAKDRREEAAHALLEIIRRDRSWNDDGARKQLVQFFEAWGPMDKATIAARRRLSTMLFS; translated from the coding sequence ATGGTCGATTTGGCGAATACGGCGGTCGGTTCGACGAAGACGGTCGAGACGACAGTGGAGCGTTTTCGCGCGGATGTGCTCGAACCCTCGATGCGCACGATCGTGCTGGTCGATTTCTGGGCGCCCTGGTGCGGCCCCTGCAAGCAGCTGGCCCCCGTGCTCGAGCGGGTCGTGGCGGCGACGGGCGGCAAGGTCCAGCTCGTCAAGATGAACATCGACGCCGAGCCGGAGGTCGCGGGGCAACTCGGGATCAAGTCGATCCCGGCCGTGGTCGCCTTCCAGCGCGGGCGGCCCGTCGACGGCTTCGTCGGCGCCCTGCCCGAGAGCCAGATCAAGGGCTTTCTGGAGCGCCTCGTCGGCCCGATCGAGGACGCCGGGGACGCGCTCGAGGCGGTGCAGGCGCTGATCGATTCTGGCGACGTCGCGGGCGCCCACGAGCTTCTGTCCGAACTCGCCAGCGAGGAGCCGGTCAACCCCAAGGCCGTGGCGATGCTCGCGCGGCTCTATGTCGCCGCGGGGCAGCTCGATTCTGCCCGCACCCTGCTCGATCGCCTGCCCGAATCGGCGCGCAAGGACCCGGATGTCGCGGCCGCCGTCGCAGCGGTCGAAAACGCCGCCGCCGCGCAGGATCTCGGAGGAATCGAGGACCTCAGAACGAGGATCAATTTCGACCCCAACGATTTTCAGGCCTACTTCGACCTGGCGCTCGCGCTCAACGCCAAGGACCGGCGCGAGGAAGCGGCCCATGCGCTTCTTGAAATCATCCGGCGCGACCGTAGTTGGAACGATGACGGAGCGAGAAAACAGCTCGTCCAGTTCTTCGAGGCGTGGGGACCGATGGACAAGGCGACCATCGCGGCGCGGCGCCGCCTCTCCACGATGCTCTTCTCGTAA
- a CDS encoding LON peptidase substrate-binding domain-containing protein: MSLNCPYTDIRELPEIIPVFPLAGAMLLPRGELPLNVFEPRYVAMVDAAISGERLIGMIQPLQGGNGGTPPPLFQIGCAGRITRFAETGDGRYLITLTGVTRFRIAAEVTEHSPYRLFRVNYEGFQADLLPGAGENAVDRESMVAMLRSFAESSKLEVDWASIDAAPTETLVNALAMMSPFGANEKQALIEAIDLKTRAETLVALAKLDLAQRDGEGQQWH; this comes from the coding sequence ATGAGCCTGAATTGCCCTTACACGGACATCAGGGAGTTACCGGAGATTATTCCGGTGTTTCCACTCGCCGGCGCAATGCTCCTGCCGCGCGGCGAGCTGCCGCTCAATGTTTTCGAGCCGCGCTATGTCGCCATGGTGGACGCAGCCATTTCGGGCGAGCGCCTCATTGGCATGATCCAGCCGCTACAGGGCGGCAATGGCGGAACGCCGCCGCCGCTCTTCCAGATCGGCTGCGCCGGGCGCATCACCCGCTTCGCGGAGACGGGCGATGGGCGCTATCTCATTACCCTCACGGGCGTGACGCGCTTCCGCATCGCCGCCGAAGTCACCGAACACTCGCCCTATCGGCTGTTTCGGGTGAATTACGAGGGGTTCCAGGCCGATTTGCTGCCGGGCGCCGGCGAGAACGCGGTGGATCGCGAAAGCATGGTCGCCATGTTGCGCAGCTTCGCCGAATCCTCGAAACTCGAGGTCGATTGGGCCAGCATCGACGCGGCCCCAACCGAAACGCTGGTCAATGCGCTGGCGATGATGTCCCCGTTCGGCGCCAATGAAAAGCAGGCGCTGATCGAGGCCATCGATCTCAAGACGCGAGCCGAAACGCTCGTCGCCCTTGCGAAGCTCGATCTTGCGCAGCGCGACGGCGAAGGTCAACAATGGCACTGA
- a CDS encoding Trm112 family protein produces MSENVAAGAENTESAAPEGTKVDPRLLEILVCPLTKSSLDYDRNRQELISRSARLAYPIRDGIPIMLPEEARQID; encoded by the coding sequence ATGAGCGAGAACGTCGCGGCCGGCGCGGAAAATACTGAGAGCGCCGCCCCAGAGGGCACGAAAGTCGATCCGCGCCTGCTCGAGATCCTCGTCTGCCCGCTGACGAAATCGTCGCTGGACTATGATCGTAACCGGCAGGAGCTCATTTCCCGCTCGGCCCGCCTCGCCTATCCGATCCGCGACGGCATTCCGATCATGCTGCCGGAGGAAGCGCGGCAGATTGACTAG
- a CDS encoding acyl-CoA thioesterase: MGDGPARELLALLDIENLGDDRFRGYSPASAGNHLYGGQVVAQALVAATRTVSPDRPAHSLHAYFVLAGDPRTPIDFEVERIRDGRSFTTRRCVATQRGRTIFSLEASFQLREPGLAHAADMPQTPPPEDLAPINELIERFRAFLPAPSEPWMQRACALDMRVVAPETLISPNKMGQLIWFRVQGPLPEAEAVHAALLAFLSDMTLLNTALVVHGRNIFDPAIQVASLDHSLWIHEAPRVDGWLLYAQESPAAAHARGLTFGRIYARDGRLLASVAQEGLIRLRTKV; the protein is encoded by the coding sequence ATGGGCGACGGACCCGCTCGCGAGCTTCTCGCGCTGCTCGACATAGAAAACCTCGGAGACGACCGCTTTCGTGGCTATAGCCCCGCTTCGGCGGGAAACCACCTCTATGGCGGACAGGTCGTCGCTCAGGCTCTGGTGGCCGCGACCCGCACCGTGTCGCCCGACCGGCCGGCGCATTCTCTGCACGCCTATTTCGTGCTCGCTGGCGATCCGCGGACGCCCATAGATTTCGAGGTCGAGCGCATTCGTGACGGCCGCAGCTTCACGACGCGGCGCTGCGTCGCGACCCAGCGCGGGCGCACCATCTTCTCGCTCGAAGCCTCCTTTCAGCTTCGCGAGCCCGGCCTCGCCCATGCGGCCGATATGCCGCAGACGCCGCCGCCGGAGGATCTCGCGCCGATCAACGAGCTGATCGAGCGTTTTCGCGCCTTTCTGCCGGCGCCCTCCGAGCCCTGGATGCAACGCGCCTGCGCGCTCGACATGCGCGTCGTGGCCCCGGAGACGCTCATTTCGCCCAATAAAATGGGGCAATTGATCTGGTTTCGCGTGCAGGGTCCCCTGCCCGAGGCGGAGGCCGTCCACGCGGCGCTGCTCGCCTTTCTTTCCGACATGACGCTGCTCAATACGGCGCTCGTGGTCCACGGCCGCAACATTTTCGACCCGGCCATCCAGGTGGCGAGTCTCGACCATTCGCTCTGGATACACGAAGCGCCGCGCGTCGATGGCTGGCTGCTCTACGCGCAGGAGAGCCCCGCCGCCGCCCACGCGCGCGGGCTGACCTTCGGACGGATTTACGCCCGCGACGGGCGCCTGCTCGCCTCGGTAGCGCAGGAAGGGCTGATCCGTCTCCGTACCAAAGTTTAG
- a CDS encoding P-II family nitrogen regulator, translating into MKIVTAIIKPFKLDEVRDALTNIGVHGLTVTEVKGYGRQKGHTEIYRGAEYAISFLPKLKIEVAVGSSVVDQVVETITATARTGQIGDGKIFVGPLERAIRIRTGESDADAL; encoded by the coding sequence ATGAAAATCGTGACAGCGATCATCAAGCCGTTCAAGCTCGATGAGGTCCGCGACGCGCTGACGAATATCGGCGTGCACGGCCTCACCGTGACGGAAGTCAAGGGCTACGGACGGCAGAAGGGGCACACGGAAATCTATCGCGGGGCGGAATACGCCATCAGCTTCTTGCCGAAGCTCAAGATCGAGGTCGCTGTCGGATCGAGTGTCGTCGACCAGGTCGTCGAGACGATCACCGCCACGGCCCGGACGGGTCAAATCGGCGACGGCAAGATCTTCGTCGGCCCGCTCGAGCGGGCCATTCGCATCCGCACCGGCGAATCCGACGCTGACGCGCTCTGA
- a CDS encoding ammonium transporter, with amino-acid sequence MKFPSPRSAFAASTLAGAALIALAGPAFAGNDPTPHPGDVAWMLTSTLLVLMMSVPGLALFYGGLVRTKNMLSILTQTFAIVCLVGVIWSIYGYSLAFGDGGALNHYIGGFNKLFLKGVTAASNAPTFTPGKVIPEYVYLTFQMTFAMITPALIVGAFAERMKFSAVLLFVALWVTFIYFPVAHWVWGVADPNALVDAATQLAAANDEAAKAAAQAKIDEIAGNVGWLAGKGALDFAGGTVVHINAGIAGLVGAIMVGKRIGYGREILAPHSLTLSMVGASLLWVGWFGFNAGSNLEANGATALAFVNTMVATAMAGLSWMFTEWLVKGKPSLLGLITGAVAGLVAVTPASGYAGPMGSIVLGLAVSPICLFFVEFVKHRVGYDDALDVFGVHCIGGITGALATGLLVNPAFGGVGITDYTNLENYAGTYEMATQMKAQAIAVVATLLFSGIGSAILYKIVDIIVGLRPAPEQEREGLDIADHGERAYNY; translated from the coding sequence ATGAAATTTCCTTCGCCTCGAAGCGCGTTCGCGGCTTCGACCCTCGCGGGAGCGGCGCTGATCGCCTTGGCCGGGCCGGCCTTCGCCGGCAATGACCCGACGCCGCATCCGGGCGACGTCGCCTGGATGCTGACCTCGACGCTGCTCGTGCTGATGATGTCCGTCCCCGGCCTGGCGCTTTTCTACGGCGGCCTCGTGCGCACGAAGAACATGCTGTCCATCCTCACGCAAACCTTTGCGATCGTCTGTCTCGTCGGCGTGATCTGGTCGATCTACGGCTATTCGCTGGCCTTCGGCGACGGCGGCGCGCTGAATCATTACATCGGCGGCTTCAACAAGCTGTTCCTCAAGGGCGTCACCGCCGCGAGCAACGCGCCGACCTTCACGCCCGGCAAGGTCATTCCGGAATATGTCTATCTGACCTTCCAGATGACCTTCGCCATGATCACGCCTGCGTTGATCGTGGGCGCCTTCGCCGAGCGCATGAAATTCTCGGCGGTGCTGCTCTTCGTGGCGCTCTGGGTCACCTTCATCTACTTCCCCGTCGCCCATTGGGTCTGGGGCGTGGCCGATCCCAACGCGCTCGTCGACGCCGCGACCCAGCTTGCCGCGGCGAACGATGAGGCGGCGAAGGCGGCGGCGCAGGCGAAGATCGACGAAATCGCAGGCAATGTCGGCTGGCTCGCTGGCAAGGGCGCGCTCGACTTCGCCGGCGGCACGGTCGTGCATATCAATGCGGGCATCGCGGGTCTGGTCGGCGCCATCATGGTCGGCAAGCGCATCGGCTACGGCAGGGAAATCCTGGCGCCGCACTCGCTCACCCTGTCGATGGTCGGCGCCTCGCTTCTCTGGGTCGGCTGGTTCGGCTTCAACGCCGGCTCCAACCTCGAAGCCAATGGCGCGACCGCCCTCGCCTTCGTGAACACGATGGTCGCGACCGCCATGGCGGGCCTCTCCTGGATGTTCACCGAGTGGCTGGTGAAGGGCAAACCCTCGCTGCTCGGCCTGATCACCGGCGCGGTGGCGGGTCTCGTCGCCGTGACTCCGGCTTCGGGCTACGCGGGCCCGATGGGCTCCATCGTTCTCGGCCTCGCCGTCTCGCCGATCTGCCTGTTCTTCGTTGAATTTGTGAAGCACCGGGTCGGCTACGACGACGCGCTGGACGTCTTCGGCGTGCACTGCATCGGCGGCATCACCGGCGCACTGGCGACCGGCCTGTTGGTCAATCCGGCCTTCGGCGGCGTCGGCATCACCGACTACACCAACCTCGAAAACTACGCCGGGACCTATGAAATGGCCACGCAGATGAAGGCGCAGGCCATCGCCGTCGTCGCGACCCTGCTCTTCTCCGGAATCGGGTCGGCGATCCTCTACAAAATCGTCGACATCATCGTCGGCCTGCGTCCAGCGCCCGAGCAGGAGCGCGAGGGCCTCGACATCGCGGATCACGGCGAACGCGCCTACAATTACTAA
- a CDS encoding penicillin-binding protein activator, with the protein MSHYPAGRSGVFKRARAWGLLTGVAALALAACNPAGMRGAKNINVGAPGPAGQVAVADASETIGTGAVKVALIVPLTGPNGPSAVGASLRNAAKLAYADSGTSDVTILVKDDKSTPAGAAAAAQSALNEGAEIILGPVFAPDVREVSRVARSAGKPVIAFSTDSSAAGHGNYLLSFLVEGHVDRGLSYAAQKGKKSVAALVPENDYGTLAMAQFQQSAATAGLRVPLIERYKPGASAESVQRLAAARDQFDALFIPEQADAMSALSKDLSANGLDSKKVQIIGTGLWNDSRTLSLPALQGAWFTAPENAGFNAFAQRYKAKFGSDPARIATLAYDAVSLAIALSRSQGSQRYSENVLTNPSGFNGADGVFRFKPDGTNERGLSILEIGGGSAKIISPAPRNFTGNGA; encoded by the coding sequence ATGAGTCATTACCCGGCAGGCCGTTCCGGCGTCTTCAAACGCGCCCGCGCATGGGGCCTCTTGACGGGCGTCGCGGCGCTCGCGCTCGCCGCCTGCAATCCCGCCGGAATGCGGGGAGCCAAGAATATCAATGTCGGCGCGCCTGGTCCGGCCGGTCAGGTCGCTGTGGCCGACGCCAGCGAGACGATCGGCACCGGCGCGGTCAAGGTCGCCCTCATTGTCCCGCTGACCGGCCCGAACGGCCCTTCCGCGGTCGGCGCGTCGCTGCGCAATGCGGCGAAGCTCGCTTATGCCGATAGCGGCACGAGCGACGTCACGATTCTCGTCAAGGATGACAAATCTACGCCAGCCGGCGCCGCCGCGGCCGCGCAATCGGCGCTCAATGAAGGCGCCGAGATCATTCTCGGCCCGGTCTTCGCGCCGGACGTGCGGGAGGTCAGCCGGGTTGCGCGTTCGGCGGGCAAGCCCGTCATCGCCTTTTCGACCGATTCCTCCGCGGCGGGGCACGGGAATTACCTGCTGTCCTTCCTCGTCGAGGGCCATGTCGACCGGGGCCTGTCCTACGCCGCCCAGAAGGGTAAGAAATCCGTCGCGGCGCTCGTGCCGGAGAATGATTACGGCACGCTGGCCATGGCCCAGTTCCAGCAGAGCGCGGCTACCGCCGGCCTGCGCGTGCCGCTGATCGAGCGATACAAGCCGGGCGCCTCGGCAGAGTCGGTTCAGCGGCTCGCCGCCGCCCGCGACCAGTTCGACGCGCTCTTCATTCCCGAGCAGGCCGACGCCATGTCCGCCCTGTCGAAAGATCTGTCGGCGAACGGTCTCGACTCCAAGAAGGTGCAGATCATCGGCACGGGCCTGTGGAACGACTCGCGCACCCTGAGCCTGCCGGCCTTGCAGGGCGCCTGGTTCACGGCGCCGGAGAACGCCGGCTTCAACGCCTTCGCGCAACGCTACAAGGCGAAGTTCGGGTCTGATCCTGCCCGCATCGCCACGCTCGCCTATGACGCCGTGTCGCTCGCAATCGCGCTGTCGCGCTCGCAGGGCTCCCAGCGTTATTCCGAAAACGTGCTCACCAACCCCTCGGGCTTCAACGGCGCCGACGGCGTCTTCCGCTTCAAGCCCGACGGGACCAATGAGCGTGGGCTCTCGATTCTGGAGATCGGCGGCGGTTCCGCCAAGATCATCTCGCCGGCGCCGCGCAATTTCACCGGAAATGGCGCCTGA
- the rsmI gene encoding 16S rRNA (cytidine(1402)-2'-O)-methyltransferase — MAIDELPLPAAGYTAFGLRAEAEKIEPGLHVVATPIGNLKDISFRALATLAAADAVIAEDTRVTKTLLAHYGIATPLIAYHEHNARQIRPHLLARLESGAALALVSDAGTPLVSDPGFKLVQEALEKGFHVTSVPGPSAVLAALVVAGLPTDRFFFEGFLPHKSGPRRARLAELSQVPGTLVFFESPRRLAETLADCAAVLGSRNAAIARELTKMYESVRRGRLDELSQALSGEEPPRGEIVLLVAPPEEGAAAVAEADLDARIGEALASYSVKDAASVVSAATGQPRRQVYARALQLAAEREKG, encoded by the coding sequence ATGGCCATCGACGAGCTTCCTCTTCCGGCGGCAGGCTATACGGCCTTCGGCCTGCGCGCCGAGGCCGAGAAAATCGAGCCCGGTCTGCATGTGGTGGCGACGCCCATCGGCAATCTCAAGGATATTTCCTTCCGCGCCCTCGCGACTCTCGCCGCCGCCGACGCCGTGATCGCCGAGGATACGCGCGTCACAAAGACGCTCCTTGCGCATTACGGGATCGCGACGCCCCTCATCGCCTATCACGAACACAACGCCCGGCAGATTCGCCCCCATCTCCTCGCGCGGCTCGAATCGGGCGCGGCGTTGGCGCTGGTTTCCGACGCAGGCACGCCGCTCGTCTCCGACCCTGGCTTCAAGCTGGTTCAGGAGGCGCTGGAAAAGGGCTTCCATGTCACCTCGGTGCCCGGCCCCTCGGCCGTGTTGGCGGCGCTCGTCGTCGCCGGCCTGCCGACCGACCGCTTCTTTTTCGAGGGCTTCCTGCCCCACAAGAGCGGACCCCGCCGCGCCCGGCTGGCCGAACTCTCGCAAGTTCCCGGCACGCTGGTCTTCTTCGAAAGTCCCCGTCGCCTCGCCGAGACGCTCGCCGATTGCGCGGCCGTGCTCGGCTCCCGCAACGCCGCCATCGCCCGCGAACTCACCAAGATGTACGAGTCCGTCCGGCGCGGGCGGTTGGACGAACTCTCGCAGGCGCTCTCCGGCGAGGAGCCGCCGAGAGGCGAAATCGTTTTGCTCGTGGCGCCGCCCGAAGAAGGCGCGGCGGCGGTCGCAGAGGCCGATCTCGACGCGAGGATCGGGGAGGCGCTCGCGTCCTATTCCGTGAAGGACGCGGCCAGCGTCGTCTCCGCGGCCACGGGCCAGCCGCGCCGGCAGGTCTATGCGCGGGCGCTGCAACTGGCGGCCGAGCGCGAGAAAGGCTAA
- a CDS encoding YraN family protein — protein sequence METREENRRAAYAYGIQAETVATLWLRAQLYAILDRNYRVQGGEIDIVARRGRTIAFVEVKARGALEDAAIAITPQKQRRFRLAANRWLATHPWAADFTLRADAIFIARGRLPRHIENAFTLEGGMVNAF from the coding sequence GTGGAGACGAGAGAAGAAAATCGCCGCGCCGCCTACGCCTATGGGATCCAGGCCGAGACAGTCGCGACCCTGTGGCTGCGCGCGCAGCTCTACGCGATCCTCGACCGCAACTATCGCGTTCAGGGCGGCGAAATCGACATCGTTGCCAGGCGCGGCCGCACGATCGCCTTCGTGGAGGTGAAAGCGCGCGGCGCGCTCGAAGACGCCGCCATCGCCATCACGCCGCAAAAACAGCGTCGATTCCGACTCGCCGCCAACCGCTGGCTCGCAACCCATCCCTGGGCGGCGGATTTCACGCTGCGCGCGGACGCGATCTTCATCGCCCGCGGCCGGCTGCCGCGCCATATCGAGAACGCCTTCACGCTGGAGGGCGGCATGGTCAACGCTTTCTAA
- a CDS encoding transketolase, with the protein MPLPRNCDTAALAKRIRLDVVRMTNRGKSSHVGSALSIADIVATLYGAALHVDPAQPQKPDRDRFILSKGHAGAAVYAALAETGFFDPALLAQHYQNGSIFSGHVSHGVPGVELSTGALGHGLNVATGMALAAKRARENWRAFALLSDGECDEGSTWEAAMFAAHHKLDNLVAIVDYNKLQSLASVEETLALEPFADKWRAFGWSIAEVDGHDHEELLAAFERLPFSQERPSVVIAHTTKGKGVSFMENQVAWHYRTPLGAQFEAAIAELESADA; encoded by the coding sequence TTGCCCCTGCCCCGTAACTGCGACACGGCCGCGCTCGCCAAGCGCATCCGTCTCGATGTCGTCCGCATGACCAATCGCGGGAAAAGCTCGCATGTGGGCTCCGCGCTTTCCATCGCCGACATTGTCGCCACGCTCTACGGCGCGGCGCTCCATGTCGATCCGGCCCAGCCGCAAAAGCCCGACCGAGACCGCTTCATCCTGTCCAAGGGCCATGCCGGCGCGGCGGTCTATGCGGCGCTGGCGGAGACCGGCTTCTTCGATCCCGCGCTTCTTGCGCAGCACTATCAGAACGGCTCCATTTTCTCGGGCCATGTCTCGCATGGGGTGCCGGGAGTGGAGCTCTCGACCGGCGCGCTCGGGCATGGGCTGAATGTCGCGACAGGCATGGCGCTCGCCGCAAAACGCGCGCGCGAAAACTGGCGCGCCTTCGCCCTGCTCTCGGACGGCGAATGCGACGAAGGCTCGACCTGGGAGGCGGCCATGTTCGCCGCGCATCACAAGCTCGACAACCTCGTCGCCATCGTCGATTACAACAAGCTGCAAAGCCTCGCCTCCGTCGAGGAGACGCTGGCGCTCGAGCCTTTCGCGGATAAATGGCGCGCCTTCGGCTGGTCGATCGCCGAAGTCGACGGCCATGATCACGAAGAGCTTCTCGCCGCCTTCGAACGCCTGCCGTTTTCGCAAGAAAGGCCGAGCGTCGTCATCGCGCATACGACAAAGGGCAAGGGCGTTTCCTTCATGGAAAATCAGGTCGCCTGGCATTATCGCACGCCGCTCGGCGCGCAATTCGAGGCGGCGATCGCGGAGCTGGAGAGCGCCGATGCGTGA
- a CDS encoding transketolase family protein, whose amino-acid sequence MRDAFLETLMALAENDPRVALITGDLGFSVVERFAARFPDQFINAGVAEQNMTSIACGMALSGWRVYTYSIANFPTLRCLEQVRNDLCYHNCDVTIVAVGGGFSYGALGMSHFATEDLAIMRALPNMRVVAPTEKWEAQDLARDLAKTKGPAYLRLDKDAGGVARRDGERARLGQARRVREGADATIIATGAILREALAAADSLAARGVECRIEAMHTIKPLDEAAILAAARETGGVVTLEEHSRIGGLASAVAETLLTAGARPDFFRSIALDDAYPSIVGDQAYLRRRHGMDATAVEAAVISALGEGAPLAGLAARA is encoded by the coding sequence ATGCGTGACGCCTTTCTCGAAACCCTCATGGCGCTCGCAGAGAACGATCCACGCGTTGCGCTCATCACCGGAGATCTCGGTTTCAGCGTCGTCGAGAGATTCGCGGCGCGTTTTCCGGATCAGTTCATCAACGCCGGCGTCGCCGAGCAGAACATGACCTCGATCGCCTGCGGCATGGCGCTCTCGGGGTGGCGCGTCTACACCTATTCAATTGCGAATTTTCCCACGCTGCGCTGTCTCGAGCAGGTGCGCAACGATCTCTGCTATCACAATTGCGACGTGACCATCGTCGCCGTCGGGGGCGGCTTCTCCTATGGCGCGCTCGGCATGTCGCATTTCGCGACGGAAGACCTCGCCATCATGCGCGCGCTGCCGAACATGCGCGTCGTGGCGCCGACCGAGAAATGGGAGGCGCAGGATCTCGCGCGCGACCTCGCAAAGACGAAAGGCCCCGCTTATCTGCGTCTCGACAAGGATGCGGGCGGCGTCGCGCGCCGAGACGGCGAGCGCGCGCGTCTGGGGCAGGCCCGCCGGGTGCGCGAGGGCGCCGACGCCACGATCATCGCGACAGGCGCGATCCTGCGCGAGGCGCTGGCCGCCGCCGATAGTCTTGCGGCGCGCGGCGTCGAATGCCGCATCGAGGCCATGCACACGATCAAACCGCTGGACGAAGCGGCCATCCTCGCGGCGGCGCGCGAAACCGGCGGCGTCGTGACGCTCGAGGAACACAGCCGCATCGGCGGCCTCGCGAGCGCCGTCGCCGAGACGCTGCTGACGGCCGGCGCGCGGCCGGATTTCTTCAGAAGCATCGCGCTCGACGACGCGTATCCCTCCATTGTCGGGGATCAGGCCTATTTGCGCCGGCGCCATGGCATGGACGCGACGGCGGTGGAGGCGGCGGTCATATCGGCGTTGGGAGAAGGCGCGCCTCTGGCGGGTTTGGCGGCGCGGGCCTGA
- a CDS encoding metallophosphoesterase family protein encodes MLNAKAPEGIRIYAVGDIHGRADLLDRLAQRIGADLAARPVNEAMTVFVGDYVDRGVDSRGVLERLARAEFPTRIVALRGNHEEAMLRFLDDATALPQWVMFGGLMTLVSYGVDPGAQMRRGGAQAVQAAFLAHFPESHRRFLEATAYCAEYGDYFFCHAGVRPHVPLEQQDPGDLMWIRYEFLEYKGDFGKVVVHGHTPHTKAENLANRINVDTHAFRSGVLTAVALEGEERRFIDTAH; translated from the coding sequence ATGTTGAACGCAAAAGCGCCCGAGGGCATTCGAATCTACGCCGTCGGCGACATCCATGGCCGCGCCGATCTCCTCGACAGACTGGCGCAGCGGATCGGCGCCGATCTCGCGGCGCGTCCGGTAAATGAGGCCATGACGGTCTTTGTCGGCGACTATGTCGATCGCGGCGTCGACTCGCGCGGCGTGCTGGAGCGTCTGGCGCGGGCGGAGTTTCCCACGCGCATCGTGGCGCTGCGCGGCAATCACGAGGAAGCCATGCTGCGCTTTCTCGACGATGCGACCGCCTTGCCGCAATGGGTGATGTTCGGCGGCCTGATGACGCTCGTTTCCTATGGAGTCGATCCCGGCGCGCAAATGCGGCGTGGCGGGGCGCAGGCCGTACAGGCGGCGTTTCTTGCGCATTTTCCAGAGTCGCACCGCCGCTTCCTGGAGGCGACCGCTTATTGCGCCGAGTATGGCGATTACTTCTTCTGCCACGCCGGCGTGCGGCCGCATGTGCCGCTCGAACAGCAGGACCCCGGCGACCTGATGTGGATTCGCTACGAGTTTCTCGAATACAAGGGCGATTTCGGGAAGGTGGTCGTGCACGGCCACACGCCGCATACGAAGGCGGAGAATCTGGCAAACCGAATCAATGTCGATACGCATGCCTTCAGGAGCGGCGTGCTGACGGCCGTGGCGCTCGAGGGGGAAGAGCGGCGGTTCATCGACACCGCGCATTGA